In the genome of Bacillaceae bacterium S4-13-56, the window AAACCTAAATAATCAAAATTAATCATTTGTTCTCTTAATCTTAAATATTTAATTATAGGGTTAACATTTAGTGGTTGATGCAAAGTCGATATGTTCCCCCATACCTCGAAGGGAAAAATGCCGTGGATATGTTTCCGAGAACAGACGGTTCGAAAGACATCAATCCTATCCTCACGAGTCAGGTGGAAAGCGTTACTTTATTAAAAAGCATTGTCTAGTTAAACAATGGAGTGCCACGCACCTTCAGCAAGGTGGAGGTAGTTCAATATGGTTGCACAAGTATAGAAAAATTTAAATAGCTAATATTTCCGAATTTTTCTTTTTTGTGGTAGGGTAAAAGGGAGAAGTTGAGAATGGAGGTAGCCAACATGATCTACGAATTTAAAATAGTACTCATTGATGAAAAACCTCCTGTATGGAGGACCGTTCAAATTCCTTCTAGTTACAACTTTAATCAGTTACATAAAGTCATTCAATTATCAATGAATTGGTATGATATCCATATGCATTCCTTTTTGTTTAAAAAGAATACACATGACTTATATTCTTGGCAACAGATTGGAAATAAGAACAAAAATGATGACCTATTCCAAGTGGATTTCCACGAAAAGGATGAAGTGATAGCCGACTGGTTCAAAGAAGTGGATGATCGGTGCATTTACATTTACGACTTTGGGGACGATTGGCGTCATGAATTAATTCTCCAGAGGAAACTTGAACCTGAAGACGGCGTTGAATATCCTAGATGTATGGAAGGCCAATATACTTCACCTGGAGAAGATAGTCGAGCTGATTGGAAAGGTCCTCAAGAAGTAGATGAGAAGCAATTAATACAGGAAATTAATGATCATTTAAGAGTACTACAAAAGGAGTAGGCAAGCTGTTTAGTGCAGGTTGCCTTTTGCTTATGATTAGGGCGTTTGTCGGAAAAATGACACTCAAAATTCTGATATTCGACAAAAAAAAGTAAAATATACGCCCGCTTTTTCCGTAAAGTAACATAATTTTCGTTCCGTATATAGTAGATTAGATATAGAAAAGATTCCTTCAGATAAAGGCAAACTGGTCGAAAGGCTAGGTCGCAAAGCTACAGATCTAAGGCGAGGGAGAAAAGCGCTACGATGGCTGGGTTACCTGTAAAGGGTTTGGGGGAACAGAATGCAAGAAACTAGAAATGATGTTGATCAAGAGTGGGTTGCTTTAATGAATGAAGCAAAAAAATTGGGGATTTCGAAAGAGGAGGTTCGATATTTTATTGAGATGAATAATCTTAATAAAAAGCCCTCTTAATCGTAACACTTTCTAGTTAACTCAGTTCTATATACATAAAGTATATACAGAAAATAAAGATAGAACTGTGGTATAATATTGCTAGAAAGGACAGGTGTCGGTCGCATGGTGGGAGAACGCATTCAAACTCTTAGAAAAAAACAAGAAATGACATTATCTGAGCTAGCAGAACGAGCAGGTGTAGCAAAATCCTACTTAAGCTCTATCGAGCGGAGTGTTCAAAAAAATCCATCCATACAGTTTTTAGAAAAAATATCAAAAGTACTTGGCGTTTCGATGGAAAGCCTGTTACAAGACGAAAATGCGGGTAACAATCAAGAAGAAAAAATAGATGAAGATTGGTTACAGTTGGCTAAAGATGCAATGGATTCGGGAATATCAAAAGAGCAATTTAGAGAGTTTTTAGAATTCAATAAATGGAGAAAACACCAGAACTCGTGAAGCTCATATAATATGAGCTTTTTTCTTTTGGGAAAAGCCACTGCTCAATGAACTTCCATCCTCCCTCACAAAATTACATTTAAAATGGGCCAAAAACGTTTCAGAGTACTACCTCAACACATATTCTGAAATAAGAAAATAGAGTGAGGGGGGTTATGGCATGCCAAGAAAACCTTTATCATCAAATGTTTCCTTTCAACAGTCAAAGCCAAGAAGAAATCAAAATGTTTTTTATTATTTCAAAAGAGATGAGTTCGCCAACAATTTACACATGGTTGATTATTCGGCACGTCAAGCTATGAAAGTCTATAGCCAGGTTGCTCCTTATCTAAGTAAATTTTTGGGGCGTTAAAGAAAAGCAAAAGGATCTAGTGCTTAATCCAAAAGCTCGCTGGTATAGAAGCGAGCTTTTCGGCCTTCTTCAGTTGACTTTTTTTCTGTTCCTGTATAAAATGACTAACAAGCTAAGTATTGTTTGAAAATTAATACTATCAGAATTTTTGATTCGTTAGTTGCTAGTTTGAGATCAGATAGGGCTTTCATTAGCAGAGAGTAACAACAAGTTTTTTAGAAGAGTTGAGAATGAGGTAGAAGAGTTGAGGTTTAGGATGAGTTTAGCCGGAGCTGAGTGAGTATAGGGACTGCAGGGAGAGCCTGTGAGGTTGCTTATACCTAGTTTGTTATATTTTTCATCCACAAATATTTCCTCAATTTCTCATTCTCCATAATCCTATGGAGAGGTGAGCTTATGACTACGCAAGATCAGTTTTTACAAGATGCGAAAATGCATCTCACTATTCCTGTATTCCATTCTTTTTTCACTGACACATTATCACCCATTCATATGTTTCATGCATTAAAGGAAGAAGCCTTGTATATGCTAGAAAGCCAAGACCCTGAATCTCCATGGTCTAATTTCTCATTCATTGGTTTGGATCCGATGCTTGAGATTGAACAAGTGGATCAACAATTTTTCATTAGGGATTTGCAACAAGGAAAAACATTTGAAGCGGCAACCCTTCAAGGAGCTTTTGAAGAGGTGGCTAGTTACCTTCAAGTAAAAGATCCTCCTATTTCTGTTCCTTTTCGAGGCGGGGCTGTAGGCTATCTAGCGTACGATGCAATTTCAGATGTAGAACCTATTGACAGAGCCATCCAAGATAATATATCCATTTCTAATTATCATTTTCTTTTTTGCCAGACCTTAATTGCTTATGAACACAAAACAAAGGAAACAACGATCTTGCACTTTTCTCGTTTAAATCAAGGGGCGGAATCTATCACCAAACGTTATGAACAGGCAAAGAGAAGGATTCAAGACATTCAGGAGAAGCTTCTAGAAAATAGCTTTATTCAAGATGTTATGGTGTCAAATGACTTGGTTATTCCGGAGCATAAGAATATTCGAAGCAATTACTCTCATGAACGTTTTATGGACGATGTTGAAAAAATAAAAGAATATATCCGAGCGGGGGACATTTTCCAAGCGGTTCTCTCCCAACGATTTGAAACGGAGACGGAACTAGAAGGTCTTCAGCTTTATCGCATTTTACGTAAGGTGAATCCTTCACCCTATATGTTCTATTTAAAGTTTGGTGAATTAGAAGTGATAGGGAGTTCACCAGAAAGAATGATGCAGGTTCAAAACCGTCATCTTGAAATTCACCCCATCGCTGGAACAAGAAAAAGAGGGCATTCTTCTGAGGAAGATGATGCTTTAGCGGAGGATCTGATTCGGGATGAGAAAGAGCAGGCAGAACACCGGATGCTAGTGGACTTAGCAAGAAATGATATTGGTCGAGTTGCGGAGTATGGTTCTGTAGCTGTCCCAGAATATATGATGATCGGTAAATTTGCCAAGGTCATGCACATCATCAGTAAGGTTACTGGGACTCTACGCGAGGATGTCCATCCTGTAGAAGCCTTATTAGCAAGCTTTCCGGCTGGTACCTTATCAGGTGCTCCTAAAGTAAGAGCTATGCAAATTTTACGTGAGCTTGAACCAACTCCTCGCCATTTATATGGCGGAGGAATTATATATTTAGGATTTGATGGTGCGATCGATTCGTGTATCGCGATTCGAACGATGACCTTATACAAAGGGAAGGTATATTTTCAAGCAGGTGCCGGAATTGTAGCAGATTCTGATCCGCAGCTTGAATATGAAGAGACCTTAAATAAGTCACTCGCACTAAAAAGAACGATTGAGTTAGCTGAGCATGTTTTTGAGTTGAGACGAGAAGGAGTGGAGAAGCAATGAGTGAATTTTTAACTAAAGTGGTGGAAGGGCAGCATTTAAGTGAGGAAGAGGCTTTTGAAGCAATGAATCGAATCATGCAAGGAGAAGTCCCTACAGGCCATTTAATGAGTTTTCTTAGTGTTTTACGTTTTCGTGGAGAAACGGTAGAAGAGTTAACGGGTTTTGCACGTGCTATGCGAAGCAATATGAGAAAAGTCGACCTTGGAGAATCCGTCATCGATACCTGTGGTACTGGCGGGGATGGAAGTTCCACTTTTAATATTTCAACTGCTGTTTCTGTCGTTCTTGCGAGCATGGGGGCGAAAGTAGCAAAGCATGGGAATCGGAAAGTTTCCTCAGCAAGTGGTAGTGCTGATGTGTTAGAGGCACTTGGTTTACCTGTATTCGCAGCGGAAAATAAAGAAAAAGAAATGATGGAGGACATCGGATTAACCTTTTTGTTTGCTCCTAACTATCATCAAGCCATGAAACATGCTGTCACAGCTAGGAAAGAACTTGGGTTTAGAACGGTGTTTAATTTGTTAGGGCCACTGTCCAATCCTGCTCAAGCAAAGAGACAGTTGATTGGGCTATATGATACAAGTATCGCGGAAAAGATAGCTGAAACACTTAAGTCACTTGGTTCAGAACATGTTTTATTAGTGACTGGCCGTGATGGATTAGATGAAATATCCATTACAGGATCAACTGATATTGTTGAACTCAAAAGTGGGGAGATTCATAGATTTGTTCTTTCCCCAGAAGAAGTCGGCCTTCCAGTGGGCCAATTAAAAGACATTCAAATTCATCATCCAGATGAAAGTGCGGAACTCATTAAAGATATTTTTTATGGGCGTGCCAATGAAAGCTCTACTAATATAGTTGTACTAAATGCAGCAGCTGGATTATATATTGCAGGACTAGTTGAGGATATCAAGGTGGGTGTAATTAGAGTTCAACAGGCACTAAAAAGAGGAGATGTTGCTCGCTATTTTGAGGGAATTTCTGATTTGAAGGAGAAAAATCAATATGCTTGATAAAATTCTGGCAACAAAACGGGAGGAGATTCCTAGAATAACCTTGGAAGAGCCGATGGATATTCCGAGATTTTCCTTATATGAATCTCTTAAGAATACAAGTAATATTGCAGCCCTCATTGCTGAGGTAAAAAAAGCCTCTCCGTCGAAAGGCTTGATACGTGAGGATTTTGACCCTGTAAGTATAGCGAAGGATTATGAGAGTTCAGGAGCAAGTGCTATTTCGGTGCTGACCGATCAAGTTTATTTTCAAGGTAAAAAACAATATCTGCAAGATGTTAAACGGGCCGTAAAGCTGCCTGTATTGAGAAAGGATTTTATCATCGTAACTCTTCAGATAGAAGAAAGTTTTCGGATTGGAGCGGATGCCATACTACTCATCGGAGAAGTATTGGAACCTAAACAACTTCATGAATTTTATGAAAAAGCCTATGAGCTAGGAATGGAAGTTTTAGTAGAGGTTCATTCAGAGGACACACTTGGAGGGATTTTGCAGGAATTTACACCCAAAATAATTGGGATCAATAATCGAAATCTAAAAACCTTTGAAACAAGTTTAAAACAAACTCAAAAGATTGCGCCTCTTATTCCCGAAGAGAGTTTGCTTGTATCAGAAAGTGGAATTTTTCTATTTGAAGAGGTTGAGAGGGTTGTCTCTTATGGGGCACAAGGAATTCTAGTAGGGGAAGCTTTAATGAGGCAACAGGATATAAAGCAGGCAGTCCATGATTTACTGGGAGGCGGTCAACATGTCAGGAACAATCGTTAAGCTTTGTGGAAACAAGTCTAAGGAAGATCTTACTCATAGTGCGCAATCTAGTGCCACTCATCTAGGCTTTATTTTTGTTCCAGGAACAAAAAGGTATGTGGATGCTACAAGTTTGAAGAAATGGATCAGAGAAATTCAGCCAAATCAAAAGATAGTAGGGGTATTTGTAGAGCCCCCATTAAACTTTATCGACTATGTTTTGCAACATGTCCCATTAGATGTGATTCAGCTTCATGGTAATGAAACGGTTCCCTATATTTTAAATGTAAAAGAAACCTTTCAGCTTCCTGTTTGGAAAGCGATTCATCATGGGAAAGAGGGATTATCTTATATGCGTCTCTTTTCAGGGGTTGTGGATGGGTATGTTGTTGATTCAAAGGTAAAGGGGGCCTACGGAGGGACAGGAGTAATCTTTGATTGGGAAGCCATTCCGGACTACAAAAAAGAAGCCGAACAACAAGGGGTTTCTTGTCTTATGGCTGGTGGAATTCATCCCGCTAATGTTCGCGACATTCTCGCCTATCAACCCGAGGGGATTGACCTTTCTTCTGGAATAGAAACAGACGGTCTAAAAGATCCAGTAAAAATCGAGGCACTAATGAGAGAGGTGGAGCAATATGACACAAGTATTTCCAGATGCTAGAGGCAGATATGGCGATTTCGGTGGAAAATATGTTCCGGAAACATTAATGGGACCTTTACAAGAGTTGGAGGATGCTTTGGATGAAGTAATGGCAGATCCCAAATTTTTAGCAGAGTATCATCATATTTTAGAAGAATATGCTGGACGTCCAACTGCTTTAACGTTTGCTGATGCATTAACAGAGTATTTAGGTGGAGCTAAGATTTATTTGAAAAGAGAGGACCTTAATCATACGGGCGCTCACAAATTAAATAATGCCATTGGGCAGGCACTTCTTGCCAAACGTATGGGGAAAAAGAAAATCATTGCCGAAACAGGTGCGGGTCAGCACGGGGTAGCTTCTGCAACAGTGGCGGCCAAGTTTGGACTCGAATGTAAGGTGTTCATGGGAGAGGAAGATATTCGTCGTCAGGAGCTTAATGTTTTTCGTATGAAAATGCTAGGGGCAGAAGTCATCCCGGTAACGAGTGGAAATGGTACGCTTAAGGATGCCACAAACGAAGCGATTCGCTATTGGGTTGCCAATTGTGAAGATCACTTTTACCTGATTGGGTCAGTGGTTGGCCCACATCCTTATCCCAAAATGGTGCGTAATTTTCAAAGGGTGATTGGAGATGAAACCAAGGCTCAATTTTTAAAAGTAGAGCCAAAGTATCCTGATAGGATTTATGCTTGTGTTGGAGGTGGAAGTAATGCAATTGGCATGTTCTATCCTTTCCTAGAAGAGGATGTAGAGCTTATTGGAATTGAAGCGGCTGGAAAAGGAGTCGACACAGCCGAGCATGCTGCTACTTTGACCAAAGGCAATCGTGGGGTGATCCACGGTTCTTTAACGTTTTTGCTTCAAGATGAACATGGACAAATTACGGAGCCCTATTCCATTTCTGCTGGATTAGATTATCCTGGCATTGGTCCGGAGCATGCGTATCTTTATGATAGTGGAAGGGTTCGGTATGAAAGTGTGACGGATCAAGAAGCATTAGATGCTTTGAAATTATTGACGGTAACAGAGGGGATTATTCCGGCAATTGAAAGTGCCCATGCCTGTGCTCAAGCTTTTAAAGAAGCAAAGCAACTTAGTGCGGATCAGACCATAGTGATTAATGTCTCCGGTCGAGGAGATAAGGATATGTCAACACTTATGGATTATTTTCAGGAGGAGGTATAGACATGCTCACGACAACGTCATTTCAAGGGAAATTGAAGAAAACGAAGGACTTGTTTATTCCTTTCATAGTTGCAGGTGACCCTACTCCTGAACTTACCATTGAATTGGCCGTGAAGTTGCAGGAAGCAGGAGCGGATATTTTAGAACTTGGGATACCATATTCTGATCCTTTAGCCGATGGACCAACCATACAACGAGCAGCCAAACGAGCACTAAGTCAGGGGATGAGCTTGATTCGTGCGATTCAGCTTGTTCCACAAATGAGAGCGCGTGGGGTTGACATCCCGGTTGTCATATTTACTTACTATAATCCGGTATTACAGTTGGGTGAGGAGAGGCTCATGGAACTGTTAAAGGAGAACGGTGCAGAGGGGTTGCTTATTCCAGATCTGCCTCATGAGGAAAGTGCATCTATTCGTGACTTAGCTTCTCGAGAAGGAATTGAATTTATCTCTCTAGTTGCTCCAAATTCTGATGCTCGGATCGAAAAAATAGCCAAGGATGCAAGTGGATTTTTGTATTGTGTTTCCACCCTTGGGGTTACAGGTGAGCGTAACAAAATGTCTTCTGAAGTGGTTGGTTTTATAACTAAGGTGAAGCAGCATAGCCGAGTCCCGGTTGCTGTTGGATTTGGAATTTCAACGAATGAGCACGTTCAATGGATCAGAGGGCATGCAGATGGCGTAATTATTGGAAGTCGAATCATTACCTTACTTGAATCAGAGTTAGAAGATTTGAGTTTGGGAGAGACGGAGCAAATGGCTGCTCTCGAACGGTTTTATGAGAAGGTGAAAGAGTTAGTTAGATAGTAGATATAGTTTAGTTGAGAGGAGTTGAGCTGAGTGATTTATATGATTGATCATTATGATTCTTTTACCTACAATCTGGTTCAGTATTTGGGCCAGCTTGGGGAAACGATTAAAGTCGTGCGTAATGATAAGGTGAGTCTGGAGGAAATTGAGGAGCTACGACCAGATATTATTTTTCTTTCTCCTGGTCCGTGCTCACCTGACGAAACACCGATCACTTTACAGGTGATTCATAGATTTAAAGGTGAAATTCCTATCTTTGGGGTATGTTTAGGACACCAAGCAATTGCTCAAAGTTTCGGAGGAAAAGTTGTACGTGCCTTGAAATTAATGCATGGGAAATCCTCTTTCATTCATCATGATGGAACAGGAATTTATGAGGGTTTACCCTCTCCCATGGAAGCGATGCGCTATCATTCCTTGTTAGTCGACATGGAGTCCCTTCCTGATTGTTTTGAAATCACATCCGTCACTGTCGAAGGAGAGATTATGGGAATTCGACATAAGGAGTATCTAATAGAAGGAGTTCAATTCCATCCAGAATCCATAGGAACATTGGAAGGCATGGAATTAATGCAAAACATGTTACAAATCTATAGAAAGAATGTTGTAGAAAGCAGAGGGTAAATTTAAACCTCTGCTTTTTTTGTACTATCAGCTATTTATAACTTTGGTTGGTTGATAGTACAAAAAAAAATTAAACTTTTGGTATTAAGACTTGGCGATAAGCCAAGGTTTTCTAATACTTTTATTCTTCATAAGGTAAATGAAGCCCAAAACCATGGGCCTGAGCCAGAGTTATGTTCTTCATAAGGTAAATGAAGCCCAAAACCGAGGACCTGAGCCAGAGTTATGTTCTTCATAAGGTGAATGAAGCCCAAAACCATGGGCCTGAGCCAGAGTTATGTTCTTCATAAGGTAAATGAAGCCCAAAACCATGGACCTGAGCCAGAGTTATGTTCTTCATAAGGTGAATGAAGCCCAAAACCATGGGCCTGAGCCAGAGTTATGTTCTTCATAAGGTGAATGAAGCCCAAAACCGTGGACCTAAGCCAGAGTTATGTTCTTCATAAGGTGAATGACCTATTCCTCTAAATACGCGCAAAATCATATTATGATTTTCAACTGTCAGAGCCCAACTCTTGAAAGTGTTCACGAATTTGTAAAACATTTCACAATATAGTTATACCGGTATATGTATAATCATTGTATGATAAAGATAAGAA includes:
- the trpE gene encoding anthranilate synthase component I encodes the protein MTTQDQFLQDAKMHLTIPVFHSFFTDTLSPIHMFHALKEEALYMLESQDPESPWSNFSFIGLDPMLEIEQVDQQFFIRDLQQGKTFEAATLQGAFEEVASYLQVKDPPISVPFRGGAVGYLAYDAISDVEPIDRAIQDNISISNYHFLFCQTLIAYEHKTKETTILHFSRLNQGAESITKRYEQAKRRIQDIQEKLLENSFIQDVMVSNDLVIPEHKNIRSNYSHERFMDDVEKIKEYIRAGDIFQAVLSQRFETETELEGLQLYRILRKVNPSPYMFYLKFGELEVIGSSPERMMQVQNRHLEIHPIAGTRKRGHSSEEDDALAEDLIRDEKEQAEHRMLVDLARNDIGRVAEYGSVAVPEYMMIGKFAKVMHIISKVTGTLREDVHPVEALLASFPAGTLSGAPKVRAMQILRELEPTPRHLYGGGIIYLGFDGAIDSCIAIRTMTLYKGKVYFQAGAGIVADSDPQLEYEETLNKSLALKRTIELAEHVFELRREGVEKQ
- the trpC gene encoding indole-3-glycerol phosphate synthase TrpC, which translates into the protein MLDKILATKREEIPRITLEEPMDIPRFSLYESLKNTSNIAALIAEVKKASPSKGLIREDFDPVSIAKDYESSGASAISVLTDQVYFQGKKQYLQDVKRAVKLPVLRKDFIIVTLQIEESFRIGADAILLIGEVLEPKQLHEFYEKAYELGMEVLVEVHSEDTLGGILQEFTPKIIGINNRNLKTFETSLKQTQKIAPLIPEESLLVSESGIFLFEEVERVVSYGAQGILVGEALMRQQDIKQAVHDLLGGGQHVRNNR
- a CDS encoding phosphoribosylanthranilate isomerase → MSGTIVKLCGNKSKEDLTHSAQSSATHLGFIFVPGTKRYVDATSLKKWIREIQPNQKIVGVFVEPPLNFIDYVLQHVPLDVIQLHGNETVPYILNVKETFQLPVWKAIHHGKEGLSYMRLFSGVVDGYVVDSKVKGAYGGTGVIFDWEAIPDYKKEAEQQGVSCLMAGGIHPANVRDILAYQPEGIDLSSGIETDGLKDPVKIEALMREVEQYDTSISRC
- a CDS encoding plasmid pRiA4b ORF-3 family protein, with the protein product MEVANMIYEFKIVLIDEKPPVWRTVQIPSSYNFNQLHKVIQLSMNWYDIHMHSFLFKKNTHDLYSWQQIGNKNKNDDLFQVDFHEKDEVIADWFKEVDDRCIYIYDFGDDWRHELILQRKLEPEDGVEYPRCMEGQYTSPGEDSRADWKGPQEVDEKQLIQEINDHLRVLQKE
- a CDS encoding anti-repressor SinI family protein, producing MQETRNDVDQEWVALMNEAKKLGISKEEVRYFIEMNNLNKKPS
- the trpA gene encoding tryptophan synthase subunit alpha produces the protein MLTTTSFQGKLKKTKDLFIPFIVAGDPTPELTIELAVKLQEAGADILELGIPYSDPLADGPTIQRAAKRALSQGMSLIRAIQLVPQMRARGVDIPVVIFTYYNPVLQLGEERLMELLKENGAEGLLIPDLPHEESASIRDLASREGIEFISLVAPNSDARIEKIAKDASGFLYCVSTLGVTGERNKMSSEVVGFITKVKQHSRVPVAVGFGISTNEHVQWIRGHADGVIIGSRIITLLESELEDLSLGETEQMAALERFYEKVKELVR
- a CDS encoding aminodeoxychorismate/anthranilate synthase component II, with protein sequence MIYMIDHYDSFTYNLVQYLGQLGETIKVVRNDKVSLEEIEELRPDIIFLSPGPCSPDETPITLQVIHRFKGEIPIFGVCLGHQAIAQSFGGKVVRALKLMHGKSSFIHHDGTGIYEGLPSPMEAMRYHSLLVDMESLPDCFEITSVTVEGEIMGIRHKEYLIEGVQFHPESIGTLEGMELMQNMLQIYRKNVVESRG
- the trpD gene encoding anthranilate phosphoribosyltransferase; translation: MSEFLTKVVEGQHLSEEEAFEAMNRIMQGEVPTGHLMSFLSVLRFRGETVEELTGFARAMRSNMRKVDLGESVIDTCGTGGDGSSTFNISTAVSVVLASMGAKVAKHGNRKVSSASGSADVLEALGLPVFAAENKEKEMMEDIGLTFLFAPNYHQAMKHAVTARKELGFRTVFNLLGPLSNPAQAKRQLIGLYDTSIAEKIAETLKSLGSEHVLLVTGRDGLDEISITGSTDIVELKSGEIHRFVLSPEEVGLPVGQLKDIQIHHPDESAELIKDIFYGRANESSTNIVVLNAAAGLYIAGLVEDIKVGVIRVQQALKRGDVARYFEGISDLKEKNQYA
- a CDS encoding helix-turn-helix domain-containing protein — its product is MVGERIQTLRKKQEMTLSELAERAGVAKSYLSSIERSVQKNPSIQFLEKISKVLGVSMESLLQDENAGNNQEEKIDEDWLQLAKDAMDSGISKEQFREFLEFNKWRKHQNS
- the trpB gene encoding tryptophan synthase subunit beta, which produces MTQVFPDARGRYGDFGGKYVPETLMGPLQELEDALDEVMADPKFLAEYHHILEEYAGRPTALTFADALTEYLGGAKIYLKREDLNHTGAHKLNNAIGQALLAKRMGKKKIIAETGAGQHGVASATVAAKFGLECKVFMGEEDIRRQELNVFRMKMLGAEVIPVTSGNGTLKDATNEAIRYWVANCEDHFYLIGSVVGPHPYPKMVRNFQRVIGDETKAQFLKVEPKYPDRIYACVGGGSNAIGMFYPFLEEDVELIGIEAAGKGVDTAEHAATLTKGNRGVIHGSLTFLLQDEHGQITEPYSISAGLDYPGIGPEHAYLYDSGRVRYESVTDQEALDALKLLTVTEGIIPAIESAHACAQAFKEAKQLSADQTIVINVSGRGDKDMSTLMDYFQEEV